The following coding sequences lie in one Dunckerocampus dactyliophorus isolate RoL2022-P2 chromosome 4, RoL_Ddac_1.1, whole genome shotgun sequence genomic window:
- the LOC129179734 gene encoding gastrula zinc finger protein XlCGF57.1-like has protein sequence MHSEDVQQLIGRQEKRPTQSQGWSSTLKQGDPQPTHVKEEDEESQTSQVKEEEEELWITPKEESLLGKEEADLTMKLPLTVVSLTAEDLEDKPHSTISFRQNLCLCPADVQVLVGRQEERPRQPQGESSTSEQEDPQSLHVKKEEEELWTTQEGEHLLGQEEADSTNLPMTVVSVKIDDKPPESSQLHHNPSENRGAEPPSGSSPQHMTTEVDGDHCGGSQADILLAPLSDSDDTTSHVNVNMESHMTTHAGEKPFGCSVCDKRFARKIKLHLHMRTHTGEKPFSCTICDKKFSLKENMVSHMRTHTGDKPFSCSICGKSFTKKDNMLAHTRIHTGDKPFSCSDCGKSFSRKGHRLAHMRTHTREKAFSCSVCGTKFSRETTMLAHMGTHRGVKPFSCSVCDRRFSQKMYVRAHMRTHTGEKPFSCSICDTKFALKTNMVSHMRTHTGEKPFSCSDCGKNFIKKDNMVAHMRIHTGDKPFSCSECGKSFARKAHWRLHMSTHTLEKAFSCSVCGAKFFRKTTMLAHMKTHTGEKTFQCSDCDKRFFTKSLMLSHVTTHTGEKPFSCLVCDKRFSRKNNLISHIRTHTGEKPFTCSDCGKRFTQKVNMMAHMRTHTGVKPFSCSDCGKGFTKKANVLTHMRGHTGEKPFSCLICSGTFSRKSSLNKHMQSH, from the coding sequence AcgtccagcagctgattggtcgTCAAGAAAAACGTCCCACTCAATCACAAGGGTggagctccactttgaagcagggAGATCCACAGCCAAcccacgttaaagaggaagacgAGGAGTCACAGACCTCCCaagttaaagaggaagaggaagaactctGGATCACTCCGAAGGAAGAGAGCCTTCTCGGGaaagaggaggctgatctcaccatGAAGTTGCCATTGACTGTTGTGTCTCTGACGGCTGAAGACCTTGAAGACAAACCACATTCCACAATAAGCTTCCGCCAAAATTtatgtttgtgtcctgcagatgtcCAGGTGCTTGTTGGTCGTCAAGAAGAACGTCCCCGTCAGCCACAGGGGGAGAGCTCTACTTCGGAGCAGGAGGATCCCCAGTCCCTCCACgttaaaaaggaagaggaggaactctggaccactcaggagggagagcaccTTCTGGGGCAGGAGGAGGCTGATAGCACCAATTTGCCAATGACAGTTGTCTCTGTGAAGATTGacgacaaaccacctgagtcctcacagcttcatcacaatCCAAGTGAGAACAGAGGGGCGGAGCCTCCAAGCGGCAGCTCgccacaacacatgacaacagaagttgatggagaccactgtggaggatcacaggCAGACATCCTCTTAGCTccgctatcagatagtgacgacacaacgtcacacgtCAATGTAAATatggaatcacacatgacaacacacgcaggagaaaaacccttcggttgttcagtttgtgataaaagattcGCTAGAAAAATTAAGTTGCatttacacatgagaacacacacaggagaaaaaccttttagttgcacaATTTGTGATAAAAAGTTCTCTCTTAAGGAAAAcatggtatcacacatgagaacgcacacaggagacaaaccttttagttgctcaatcTGTGGCAAAAGCTTCACTAAAAAGGATAATATGTTAGCACATACGAGAATACACACAGGAGataaaccttttagttgctcagactgtggcaaAAGCTTCTCTCGAAAAGGACACAGACtagcacacatgagaacacacacaagagagaaagcttttagttgctcagtttgtggtacgAAATTCTCTCGTGAGACAACAATGCTGGCACACATGGGAACGCACAGGGGAGTAAAACCCTtcagttgttcagtttgtgatagaagattctctcaaaaaatgtatgtgcgtgcacacatgagaacacacacaggagaaaaacctttcagttgctcaattTGTGATACAAAGTTCGCTCTGAAAACAAatatggtatcacacatgagaacgcacactggagaaaaaccctttagttgctcagactgtggcaaAAACTTCATTAAAAAGGATAATATGGTAGCACAtatgagaatacacacaggcgataaaccttttagttgctcagagtGTGGGAAAAGCTTCGCTCGAAAGGCGCATTGGCGATTAcacatgagcacacacacactagaaaaagcttttagttgctcagtttgtggtgcAAAATTCTTTCGTAAGACGACAATGCTGGcgcacatgaaaacacacacaggagaaaaaactTTTCAGTGCTCAGACTGTGATAAAAGATTCTTTACCAAATCACTTATGCTGTCACACGtgacaacacacacaggagaaaaaccctttagttgttTAGTTTGTGACAAAAGATTctcaagaaaaaacaatttgatttcacacataagaacacacactggagaaaaaccttttacttgctcagactgtgggaAACGTTTCACTCAAAAGGTAAACATGATGGCACACATGAGAACTCACACTGGAGTgaaaccctttagttgctcagactgtggcaaAGGCTTCACTAAAAAGGCAAATGTGTTAACACACATGCGAgggcacacgggagaaaaaccttttagttgcttgATTTGTAGCGGTACTTTTTCTCGCAAGTCATCTTTGAACAAACACATGCAGAGTCACTGA